A region of the Terriglobia bacterium genome:
TACGCGGTTGAATCCGAAGCCCGTCAAACTCGCGAGCGCCTGAACCAAATCAATCTCGAGATGGATCGTGCGACCGCGCGCCGCCGAAATAATGATGAACGTTGTGCGGAACTCGTGGCGCGCTCGGCTGGAGCCGAAGCCGAAATCTCCCAGACCGGTGAGCAGTTGGCACGTCTCGAAGGTGAACTTGGGCAGAACCGCGAAGTGTTGGCCTCCGCAGCCGCCGACGTCGCCGCCGCGCAGGAACAGCTACGCACTCGCCAGGATGACTCGCGTGCCGCCGCCAATACACTCAGCGAAGTCGAGCGTCAGCAGGAGCAGCAGCGGCGAGCCATGATGGAAGCCGTCGCCGTAGCTTCCAACGTCCGCAATCGCATCACGCAGGCCGAAGAGCGCATTGCCGCACTGGAGCGTGAGGCACTTCGCCTGCAGACCGAGATTACCAACGCCAACCAGCAGGTGGAGACATTCGGCGGACAGCGCGGGCAGATTAGCTTCGAATTCGAATCGGCATCGCAAAAAGTAGCGTCAATGGCCGACCAAATCACGGCGACACGCGCCTCGTTGCAGGAAAAGCGCCAGGCCGAGGCCGAAGGCAAGCGCTACCTGGATACTATGCGTGCCGAGTTCGCCACGCTTCAAGGCAAGCGCGCCTCGCTCGACGCCATCATCGCCGAACACGGATACTCGACGGACTCCGTCCGCCGCCTCTTCCAGTCCGGAGCGCTTTCTGGCGGCCGCGCCCCTGCCGGAGTTCTCGCCGACTTCCTCGAAGTTGATGATCGCTTCGAAAACGTTGTCGACGATTTCCTGCGCGATGAATTGAATTTCGTCGTCGTAAAGTCTTGGGATGCCGCCGATGAAGGCATGCGCCTGCTGCGCACCGACGTGGACGGCCGCGCAACCTTCCTCGTCCATCCGAGCGACTCGCAAGCGAAATTCTCGTTCGTCGCCGAAGAAAGCCTCGAGTTCGAAGCCAACCATCACGGCATCGTTCCTCTGAAGAATTGTGTGCGAGTGTTGAACGGTTTCGGGCGCTCGCTTGAGGTTGTGCTGCCGAAGCTCGGCAATGGCTACATCGTTCCCGATTCCCAGACCGGACGCACCTTGGCCCTGGAAAATCCGGACGCATTCTTCCTCGCCCACAATGGGGAATGCTTCCACAACGTAACCGTCACCGGCGGCAAGCAACGCAGCGAAGGCCCGCTATCGATGAAGCGCGACCTGCGCGAAGTGCAGCGCAACATGGAAGGCATCGAACGCGCCCTCCGTGACCAGGAAGCGCGCGTAGCGTTGCTCGGCAAGGAAATCGGCGAACTCACTTCCCTGCTCGACAACCTTGAGGCCGAGAAACGAGAGGCCGAAAAGCAGGCAATGACCAGCGGTCACTCATTGCAGCAACTCGATCAGGAAATGTCTCGGGTCCGGGAGCGCATGACCACCTACGAGAGTGAGATGCGCCGCGTCGCCTCGGAACGATCCGATCGCGAACAGTTCATCGCGCAGCAACGGCAAGAACTTGACGGGTGCGAGCTTCGAAAAATCGAACTCGAAACCGAAATGGCCGCCGCGCAGGAGAACCTGCAGAATCTCCGTATCGCTCGCGACCAGGCCGCCCAGGCGACTTCCGAAGCCATGGCCACCGTCGCCGGACTCCAAGAGCGCCATCGCGGAGCATCAGCTTCCGTCAGCCGCATTGAGGCGATGGTCACAGAAGTCCACAACCGCGTGAACGCGCTGCGCGGACAGCTTCAATCCGCCGCAGCCGAGAAAGCTGAGCGCGAGCAGGAGAACGAACGTCTCGCCGCGCAACTCGTCGACTGGAACACCGAGCGCGAAACCGCCCAGGCTCGAGAAGCTGAACTGCTTTCAGAATCTGAGCAAGTCCGCTCGCGAATTGCAGCTATCGAGGATGAACTCAAAGCGGCGCGTGCCGAACTTGATCAGCTCCGCGACCGTCGCGGCGAACTCTCCGCTCACGCCGCCAAACTCCAGAGCGATCTCGAGCACATGGCCGAAACCTGCGTCCAGGAGTTGAGCACGACGAAAGACGATCTGCTCGCCGACGAAATGCTGCCTCGCCTCACCGGAGAAGAACTCGCGGCCGAGGACACCGCCTATCGCGAAATGCGCACGCGCCTCGATAACATGGGCCCGGTCAACATTCTCGCCCTCGAGGAATACAAAGAGGTCGCCCAGCGCCACGAGTTCCTCGAAACCCAGCGCAAAGACCTGCTCGAGTCGATCGAGAACACGCAAAACACGATCAGGGAGATCGAGGCAGTTTCACGCCAGAAGTTCGAAGAGGCCTTCACCGCCATCAACGAAACCTTCCAGCACACGTTCAAGAAACTGTTCGGTGGCGGCCAGGCCTTCATGCGCCTCACCGACGAGGAGAACACTGCGGAAAGCGGCATCGACATCGTCGCCTCGCCGCCGGGCAAGAAGCTCCAGAACGTCCTGCTGCTCTCTGGCGGAGAGAAAGCACTCACCGCGCTATCCCTGCTCGTAGGCATCTTCAAGTACGCACCCAGCCCCTTCTGCATCCTCGACGAAGTCGACGCGCCGCTCGATGAAATCAACGTCGGTCGCTTCAACGAACTCGTGAAAGAGATGAGCATGGGCACGCAGTTCATCATCATCACGCACAGCAAGAAGACGATGTCGATTGCCCCCGCGATGTACGGCGTGACCATGCAGGAACCCGGCGTTTCAAAAGTCGTTTCGGTGCGCTTCGGGGGTGAGGAGAAAAAAGAGATTCGTTCGGCCACAGCGTAGAACAGGGCCCTGACTTGTATTGACGAAGCATTCGGCTCCATCCAACTTGCGGCTGAGGCTCGCATTCGCGCGAGCCTCTTTTTCCTTTCCGAAAAATTTCTTGCGCAACTCGCTCGGCTTATGCTTGCTTCATTTGCGGTGATGGAATTCACTCGCCCTATTTTTCCACCGGCTTCCACAGGTCCGGAACTCCTCATCTGGCGCGGCTTTCAAGCCAGCTGCTATTCTGTCAATAGTTTTTGCGAGGCTATTGGCAGTAACCAACTCTGAATTACCGATGTGGCGTTGACAAATTTTCTTCGGCGACTAGAATGACCAACGCTTTCATCATCTAACTAAGCCGTGACTACTCAAGCCCAACAGGTTCTGCTGAAAACTGATTTTCCCGGACTGGAACTATACGCCAGCGGGAAAGTTCGAGACATTTACCGCGTCGATGATCAGCATTTGCTCTTCATCGCCACCGACCGCATCTCCGCATTCGACTACGTTCTCGCCTCGGGCATTCCCGATAAGGGACGTGTGCTGACGCAACTGTCGCTCTTCTGGTTTGATTTCCTGAAGGATGTCATCTCGAATCATCTGGAGACCGCGAACGTCGACGAATATCCCGCGCCGGTGAAGAAGTACGCTTCCGATCTGCGGGGACGCTCGATGCTCGTCAAGAAGGCCGAGATGGTGCAGATCGAATGTGTCGCGCGCGGCTATCTCTCGGGCTCGGGATGGAAGGAATACCAAAAGACCGGGAAGGTCTGTGGCATTCCCCTGCCCTCGGGACTGCGTGAGTCAGACAAACTGCCGGAGCCGATCTTCACCCCGGCAACCAAGGCTGTGACGGGGCACGACGAGAACATCTCGTTCGACCAGATGGTGGACATCGTCGGCCGCGAGATGGGCGAGAAACTCCGCGACCTGACGCTGCGGATCTACAGCAAGGCCGCGGACTACGCGCGCACGCGTGGCATCATCATAGCGGACACAAAGTTTGAGTTCGGCCAGACGTCGAAGGGCCTGGTCCTGGCGGACGAAGTCCTGACGCCTGATTCGTCCCGCTTCTGGCCCGCCGACACGTACAAGCCGGGTGGCGCCGTAGACTCGTACGACAAGCAGTACGTGCGCGACTACCTGGAATCCATTAAGTGGGATAAAAAACCGCCGGCACCCGGGCTTCCCCCGGAGGTGCAGGCCAACACGAGCGCGAAGTACGTCGAGGCCTATCGCCAACTGACCGGCAAGGATTTGCCCTCGTAGGCGATGAACTGGCTGGATTGGACAATCATAGCGATTGTTGTGCTGTCGGTCATCGGGGCCGCGGCACAGGGGTTCTTTTTTGAATTGTTTTCACTGGCGGGCGTGATCCTCGGTTATCTGCTCGCTGCCTGGAATTACAAGCGGGTTGCTCTCTGGTTCCTTCCGCACGTGAAGAGCGATTGGGCGGCCAACGCTGCTGGGTTTCTGGTGATCTTTATCGCAGTCGCGATCCTGGCCGGTGTGGCAGGGCGCATCGCGCGATGGGCCGTGAAGGAAGTCGGCCTTCGCTGGTTCGACCGTTTTTTGGGTGCGGTGTTCGGACTGGTGAAGGGGGCACTCGTTGTCATGGTGCTGGTCATGGCCATGGCTGCATTCGGTCCGGCATCTAAGTCGCTGGCAGAATCGCAGTTTGCACCTTATTTCCTTGTTGTCGGACGCGCTGCATCCTGGGTTGCTCCTTACGAACTTCGCGAGGGACTCCGCCAGGGAGTTAAGGCGATCGGCACGATGAAGACCGTCGCACCCGAGAGCAGTTCTAAGCCTTCCGGCGCTGCCGCTGGCAAGTAGCTCGCTTGCTTGCCTCTGAGACGCCCGGGATGAGCACTGGCGCCGCCGCGCCATTTATAGAAGAGAAAGGGGTCAGACGTGAAGGATCAGTTGGAAGCCCTCATCCTGCAGATGTACAACAGTGGGATTCTTTATTCGGAAGCCGTACGAGAGTTCAAGAAGCGCTTCATCCTCACCGTTCTTCAGGAAAACAATGGCAACCAGTGCAAGGCCGCGCGCCAGCTCGGCATGCACCGAAACACTCTCAGTCGCACAATAACGGAACTGAAGCTTGATGTTCGCGCCCTGCGGAATGGCGGCCGTAGGCCACCCCGCAGCGCTCGACCGGCAACTGCGCTTCTCATGGAGAAGAAAGCCGCGCGGTAGGTTCGACCCTCTAAAGGTATTCATACAAATCCTGGCAGCCGCAAGGCTGCCTTTTTCTGTCGCTGCAACCGATTGCCCACATGCGTGATCGGTCAAGGACGATCCAAGAAAAAGGCGGCCAGAAGGCCGCCTTCTCATCACAATTCTTGACAAAGCTACTGTTTCTTATGGGCTGGAGCCCGGCGTCCCGCTGCAGGCTTTTTGGCCGGCGCAGGAGCCGCTTTCTGCAGCAGCGTCCCATTCGTCATGACCATCATGAACGGATTGGGCGTGTAGCTATCCGGCTGGCCCTCAAACAGAAGCGTGCTATTCGCCTTCGGCAGCAGCTTCGCCGGGATCGGCGCTGTCATGTTCAGCGTGATCTCCGGCGTGTTGGCATTAATAGCGTCTTCCGTTGCCGCAATCTTCAGCACCGTGGGCGTCACTTCGAGGACCTTGCCCTGCATCTGCAGCTTCTTGCCCTTTATGGCGTTCCACACGGTGTCAGAGCACTGCTGGTTACCCGAGGTGAAGATGAACTCCCATTCGCCGAAGCCCATCTTGTCCGGGGCCGTCTGGGCGCACATCTGGGCTGCCTGATCCGCCGGCGATGGCGCCGGGGCAACCGTGAACCCTGCAGGCATTGTTGCGGCGGTCTGGGCGGTCTGCAGCAACTGGTCAAACCCATCTTCCGCTCCGTGATACCGGGCATACTTGCTCTTTACGTACTTTTGGAACTGCGCGGCCGCTGCCGGGTTCTGTTTCTGTGCCAGGTCAACGGCTTTTGCGCCCCAGAACAGTCCATCGACCACGATAGGCTTCTGCTCAAGATAGGCAACCGCCAACTGGTAGGTCGTAATGTAGTCGTTTGGATTGGCCTTCAGGGCTTCCATCAAGTTCGGAATCGCCGCCTGGTAGTTCTTTTGGTTCAGTTCCATGTTCCCGACAGCAGCCGAGAAGATGGCCTTGAAACTGTCCTTCATCTTGGCCCAATCCGCGTCGCTGTAGCCTTCAGGTTTGTTTGCGGTCTGCAACTGCTGCAATCCGCGCTGGCCGTATTCGCCCGCCTGTGACAAGAGAGCACCGGCCTGGGTGACATCTGTCTGCCCCAGGCCCTGGTAACGCTTCAGGTAGGCCATCAACGCCAGAGCCGTCAGGTTGTTTGGGTTCACCTGGAGGAGTTTCTGCCCCGTTTCTTCGATCTTGGGAACGTTGTTGAGCTGCTGGTAGGTCTTCATCAGCAGTTCCAGGGCGTCTTCCTTGATCACGCTGTTGGGGTACGTCTGCAGGAATGATTCCAGCGCTGCCGCTTTGGCATTGGGGTCTTTAGCATTTACCGCTGCCATGTAGGCGTTGTATTCGGCGGGATCCTTGATCTGTTTGTTAGATTGCGCGGGCTTCTGCTGTCCAGCGGCTTGCTGTCCCGCGGCTCCTGCCGCCGGTTCCTGCGCCGGTGCCGCCTGGGCCAGAGCGCTTGCTGCGACTGCAAGCACAAGCAACATCATCATCAGCGACTTTCTCATTCGTCGGCTCCTTAGAACTTTTTCGATTGCGACCCGGCGCCCCAGCTCGAACGCCGTCGACTGCTCAGGGCTCTTCGCCCGCACTATATCAGTGCACTCCACGACATCTGACTCCATAGAGCCTGACAATGTTCCAATGAAATCGTGGAGACCGCGATTATAGGAACGTAGGACACTATAAGGCAAGCATCCTAATCCCCGCAGTCATAAATTTCTGGAACGCTGCCCAAATATGATGCAGTGTTGTCACCGGATGGATGTTTTTCACCCCTAAGAACTGCCCGGCCGACCCAATCCACCCGATTGCGAAAATCCGAACCTCTCCGATTCGGTGTGTTGAGCATGACCTGCTTGGCGAGACTGTCGGCCTTTTTCCATCCTGGCAGCCCCTTTTATAGCGATCTGCCCCTCAATCTTTCTCCCTCGGCCAGACTGCACGGACGCATACGCAAAAAAGGCGGTCGCTTGATCGCGAACCGCCTTTTCAATCCGAACTGGGGGCTAGAACCGGAACTGTGGGCCCGCCGTAAATCGGAAGTTATGGTTGGCACCATTATCGAAATACATTTCGTCACCGGCTTCCACGCGAACGCCGAACCAGCCAATGAAACCCTCTACGCCAGCGCCCGGATAGAAGACACCATTGGTGTCGCCGTTTGCAATGTTGCTGAAGGTCCCGTTAACGCTGTTGGTTACGTTAAAGTTGAGGAAACCGCCCTTCACGGTCACAAACGGCCGGAACGCTCCGTGGGTAAAGTTGAACTTCGGTCCGAATAACCCATGCACCAGACGAAGCCTCGATGTGGTTATGGTCGTTCCGCCCCCAATATCCGTGAGGGACGAGGTGACGTTACGATTCCAGTCGTAAGCTCCTTCAGCCTCCAATTGAACGTTCGGGGCAATATTGAACGAAAGGCGGCCGCCAGCCCCATAGAAGTTGGTGCTGGTATGAGCCAAGCGGTTGAAATCAAAAAATGCGCCTACTTCTCCGTGATTGTAGTTGTCATTGTCCTGCGCAAACAGGGCCGGCGTCACCGCCAGCAAAGCGCAAAACATCATCACCAGTACGGTCCGTTTCATCAAAGCTGACTCCGTTCAGTCCTCACCCGGCGCACACCTGAATCGTGTGTACCGGGCCGGAAGTTTTGAATGGGGCTGCAGGAATTGGATGGCTGCCCCTGAGCCGAGGTGGGCCGCTTGGGAGATGATTCGAAAGCTGCTGAATCGTTGGCGCTGCTAACCGGCAATCAATTTTTCAAGCTGTTCATAAAACATGGGATACGAGATAGCAACACAATTGGCGTCGTTGATGACCGTGTCACCGTCAGCGCGCAGGGCAGCAACGCTGAAGGCCATCGCAATCCGGTGATCGCCAAAGCTTTCCAACTCAGCCCCGTGAAGCGTCTGGCCACCCGGCACTCGCAGCCCGTCTTCGAATTCTTCCACCGTTGCGCCCATCGCGCGGAGATTCTGCACGACAGCAGCAACCCTGTCCGACTCCTTCACTCGCAGCTCTCGCGCATCCCGGATCTCCACCCCATCTTCCGTATAGGGGCCGATCGCCGCCAAGACCGGCAGCTCGTCGATGAGTCCGGCGACTTGCGCTCCGGAGATTCGTGCTCCCTTCAACTTGCCAGGCTGGAATCGTACCGTACCGATCAGTTCATAGTGCTGCTGCTCAACCTGCAGAAACGAAATCCGGCCACCCATCAGCGTGAGTACGTCAAGAATCCCTGCCCGCGTCGGGTTCAGCAGCACGTGATCGAGAATGAGGTTGCTCTCCGGGAACAGCGCCGCCGCACATAAGAAGAACGCCGCGGACGACAAATCCCCCGGAACGTAGGCTTCAATCGCCTTCAACGGCCCTCGGCCGGCGACACTGACGCGCGTCTGTGTTCGCTCAACCTCGGCTCCAAATGCACGCAGCGCAAGTTCCCCATGGTCGCGCGTCCGCACCGGTTCCTCCACCGAAGTCTTCCCCTCGGCAAACAAGCCGGCGAAAAGAACGCATGTCTTCACCTGGGCACTCGCAATTTTGGAGTTGTACTCGAGCGCCTTAAGGCTTCCACCGCGAATATGCAGCGGCGGTTTGTTTTCGACAGTTCCGGAGATCTGTGCGCCCATCGCCCGCAAAGGCTCGATAATGCGCCCCATCGGCCGCTTCATGAGCGACTCATCGCCCACCAGTTCGCTCTCGAAATTCTGTCCCGCAAGAATGCCCGCCAGCATCCGCATCGTCGAACCGGAATTGCCGCAATCGACCGCACTCGTCGGCGCCGACAATTCCCTACCTCGCCCTTCGATCTCCACGCGCCCATCTTGCTGAACCTTCACTCCAACGCCAGCGAGGCAATTCAGCGTGCTCTGGCAATCGGCCGCCGCGGAGAAATTCTCGAGTTTCGTGACGCCCTCCGCCAAGGCGCCGAGCATGGCATAGCGATGCGAAATGGATTTGTCCCCCGGTAGCCGTACGCTGCCGTTGACATTTTGTGCTGGATGGATGACACGGTTGTTGCCACTACTCATTAAGGTTGCCTTGTACCTGCCCCAAATTTCTGAACAGCTTTCAAAGATTGTACTAGGAAGAACTAAGGTCGAGGACAACTCGCTAAAAGCTGCTACATCAGATGACATAGCGCGACGGAAGATGCCGCGCCGAGTGGTTTCGATCTTCAGGTCTTAGGCCCCTGCTTCGACCCGACTTCGCCCTCGAGCTTCAAGATAGAAGGAAAGTCTCGATGCACGTCCGGGGTTTTGCTGTTTTACTCTCCCTATTCGCAATCGCCCCCCTTCTCGTCGCTCAATCCATGTCGCTTCCAGATTCCACCTCGCTGGTGGATCCCACGATGTTTGGCGGTCGTGATCGAGCCAGTTTTAGCTTCACAAGTATTTCCGGTTCTCTACTTGGAATAGATGGCCACCCAATCAGCAATACCCGGATTACGCTCCAGTCAGTGACCACCGGCAGGATGATTGCAATCGCCGTCAGTAGCGTCAACGGCTCGTTCGAGTTCTCCGAGGTACCCCCAGGCGATTACGAAGTCGTCGCTGACAAAGGCCTCGCCCAGGCACGCCAACGGGTCCATTGCATGGAGGGGCTCAATAATGTCACCCTGCACATGGATGCCCACGGGTCTTCTGACCTCACCGGCGGCGATACGATCTCTGTGGCCGCCCTCCGTGTGCCGCAAAAGGCGCGCGATCTCTTCAAAAAAGCCCAGCAGAACTTCCAGAAAGAGAAATTGAAGGACGCCTGGAAATTCGCCGAGAAGTCGCTTGTCGTTTGCCCGACCTATTCTGAGGCGCTCACTTTACGCGGTATACTCCGCGTGGCGAACC
Encoded here:
- the smc gene encoding chromosome segregation protein SMC, which encodes MLKLKKLQILGFKSFCDRTELKFPGDGITAIVGPNGCGKSNISDAISWVLGEQSAKSLRGARMEDVIFAGTRDRKPTGMAEVTLHLIDPEVYEGTVTEPEIDIQNEMPEEDDWDEASLRSSRAEEVDQYTEEVRPGQREEVEVHQPATSQQASAEGAVAPDGSAPAAENVTATPAEVMPDTAPTEVSPNEPAPVAQAAIQGGPQVVLKIRRRKFNTQKFGKGEIVVTRRLFRSGESEYLLNGKLCRLRDVHDIFMGTGLGPESYAIIEQGRIGQILSSKPTDRRSIIEEAAGITKFKTRKRLAEARLEDAKLNLNRVNDIFDEVTRQMNSLKRQAAKAERYAKLRDEMRAKLRVVLASRFHELQTQAADLEAQITALAEELHIKGDAVQVLDNEHGERTQRGYAVESEARQTRERLNQINLEMDRATARRRNNDERCAELVARSAGAEAEISQTGEQLARLEGELGQNREVLASAAADVAAAQEQLRTRQDDSRAAANTLSEVERQQEQQRRAMMEAVAVASNVRNRITQAEERIAALEREALRLQTEITNANQQVETFGGQRGQISFEFESASQKVASMADQITATRASLQEKRQAEAEGKRYLDTMRAEFATLQGKRASLDAIIAEHGYSTDSVRRLFQSGALSGGRAPAGVLADFLEVDDRFENVVDDFLRDELNFVVVKSWDAADEGMRLLRTDVDGRATFLVHPSDSQAKFSFVAEESLEFEANHHGIVPLKNCVRVLNGFGRSLEVVLPKLGNGYIVPDSQTGRTLALENPDAFFLAHNGECFHNVTVTGGKQRSEGPLSMKRDLREVQRNMEGIERALRDQEARVALLGKEIGELTSLLDNLEAEKREAEKQAMTSGHSLQQLDQEMSRVRERMTTYESEMRRVASERSDREQFIAQQRQELDGCELRKIELETEMAAAQENLQNLRIARDQAAQATSEAMATVAGLQERHRGASASVSRIEAMVTEVHNRVNALRGQLQSAAAEKAEREQENERLAAQLVDWNTERETAQAREAELLSESEQVRSRIAAIEDELKAARAELDQLRDRRGELSAHAAKLQSDLEHMAETCVQELSTTKDDLLADEMLPRLTGEELAAEDTAYREMRTRLDNMGPVNILALEEYKEVAQRHEFLETQRKDLLESIENTQNTIREIEAVSRQKFEEAFTAINETFQHTFKKLFGGGQAFMRLTDEENTAESGIDIVASPPGKKLQNVLLLSGGEKALTALSLLVGIFKYAPSPFCILDEVDAPLDEINVGRFNELVKEMSMGTQFIIITHSKKTMSIAPAMYGVTMQEPGVSKVVSVRFGGEEKKEIRSATA
- a CDS encoding phosphoribosylaminoimidazolesuccinocarboxamide synthase, whose amino-acid sequence is MTTQAQQVLLKTDFPGLELYASGKVRDIYRVDDQHLLFIATDRISAFDYVLASGIPDKGRVLTQLSLFWFDFLKDVISNHLETANVDEYPAPVKKYASDLRGRSMLVKKAEMVQIECVARGYLSGSGWKEYQKTGKVCGIPLPSGLRESDKLPEPIFTPATKAVTGHDENISFDQMVDIVGREMGEKLRDLTLRIYSKAADYARTRGIIIADTKFEFGQTSKGLVLADEVLTPDSSRFWPADTYKPGGAVDSYDKQYVRDYLESIKWDKKPPAPGLPPEVQANTSAKYVEAYRQLTGKDLPS
- a CDS encoding CvpA family protein: MNWLDWTIIAIVVLSVIGAAAQGFFFELFSLAGVILGYLLAAWNYKRVALWFLPHVKSDWAANAAGFLVIFIAVAILAGVAGRIARWAVKEVGLRWFDRFLGAVFGLVKGALVVMVLVMAMAAFGPASKSLAESQFAPYFLVVGRAASWVAPYELREGLRQGVKAIGTMKTVAPESSSKPSGAAAGK
- a CDS encoding helix-turn-helix domain-containing protein, whose protein sequence is MKDQLEALILQMYNSGILYSEAVREFKKRFILTVLQENNGNQCKAARQLGMHRNTLSRTITELKLDVRALRNGGRRPPRSARPATALLMEKKAAR
- the aroA gene encoding 3-phosphoshikimate 1-carboxyvinyltransferase, which encodes MSSGNNRVIHPAQNVNGSVRLPGDKSISHRYAMLGALAEGVTKLENFSAAADCQSTLNCLAGVGVKVQQDGRVEIEGRGRELSAPTSAVDCGNSGSTMRMLAGILAGQNFESELVGDESLMKRPMGRIIEPLRAMGAQISGTVENKPPLHIRGGSLKALEYNSKIASAQVKTCVLFAGLFAEGKTSVEEPVRTRDHGELALRAFGAEVERTQTRVSVAGRGPLKAIEAYVPGDLSSAAFFLCAAALFPESNLILDHVLLNPTRAGILDVLTLMGGRISFLQVEQQHYELIGTVRFQPGKLKGARISGAQVAGLIDELPVLAAIGPYTEDGVEIRDARELRVKESDRVAAVVQNLRAMGATVEEFEDGLRVPGGQTLHGAELESFGDHRIAMAFSVAALRADGDTVINDANCVAISYPMFYEQLEKLIAG
- a CDS encoding tetratricopeptide repeat protein — its product is MHVRGFAVLLSLFAIAPLLVAQSMSLPDSTSLVDPTMFGGRDRASFSFTSISGSLLGIDGHPISNTRITLQSVTTGRMIAIAVSSVNGSFEFSEVPPGDYEVVADKGLAQARQRVHCMEGLNNVTLHMDAHGSSDLTGGDTISVAALRVPQKARDLFKKAQQNFQKEKLKDAWKFAEKSLVVCPTYSEALTLRGILRVANRDIPGAEKDLQASITSDSNYPLAYFAMGALQNIQGKFAAAQQTLEQGLRVQPTSWQGYFELSKSMLGQGNYRDALKDAVQAENMGIKYAPIHLVKANALMGLKFYGEAANEFARFLELDPGGPHSATARKSMEAAKSFAETASN